The genomic region aaattcaaagtagcaaaatgaaccaaatctagatctaagaaattgaatcaaaagaacatcaattgCGAGTAGAAGGAGAGTAAATCTACACTTGTagcaaaacaaaaagtcaattatcaatggatctcaccaagaaccccaaggaaacttgcaatggaagatgaaaacctagagagaagttggagcttctctctcttgaaataaaatgtaactaacttcccaaaaaaaatctagaattatgactaattgtcctaacactcctaatccttggtcttcttaagcttttccctccaaaatctgcTCTAAAACAGGGCCTCGGAATCCCCtgaaatcgctgggcacgtgtttcatttaaaaaatcttgtgcgcacatcgacgcgtacgcacactgcacacgtacgcgtccctggtTCCTTTGCGATATTGTGCGTAGGCGTGAGGTGCGCGCAAACGTCATAAGGGGTATGACCCAGCCATATAGGCATGCCGGCTCCTTGCTCGGGTCCACTGCACTGGTTCTGGACGAacgcatccacgcgtatgcaCACGGTGCGCGTGCATGTGCGTGTGCAaattcaattctttgattttgtttcatgctccttccattcatgcatgcttccttcattcctCTTAGCCAATTTTGCCCtgtaacttctgaaatcactcaacaaatggatcaaggcatctaatggtaattgaGGAGGATTACAACgtatcaattttgatgcaaagaagcatattttcatttatgaggaaaaatgggaaagagacacaaaatcatgcaattttatatgaataaatgtggaagatcattgataaaacccttagattctatgcatgataaaccctgaaaacggggtttatcaacctccccacacttaaagtctagcatgtcctcatgcgaagggaaagcaaaagatcaaaggacTGCAAGGGCGTAGGACTCATGTGATGtaatctacctacatgaatgcaagtagggtgtatgctactatctacttggCCAAGAGTAATTCATTCTTTCTAGAAAACACATATGTATGTGCTCATAGGGCAAGATGATGGACAATGTgtgaactctaccaattctagtCATCAAAGTGACATATGCATAACCTGTATGAAGAAcgctcgcgagagccgggaacaaggaattgagattcaaaccctcaccggaagtgtttgcactctattctctCAAGtatttagggttgattctctctatcctcccctaatcatgcttttcaagatttgtttttcttctaacaatcgacaTTTATTTCaggcatgcatacaagtatcatgaggttttttcattggttgtaatggggttagggtcaaggtgggatgcatatatggttaagtgagcttgaaatttgaatctttgacgagtttagacttcccacctaacctatgtcaTCCTATACAGTTCAaaataacctaactacccatttttctcacttttttacacactcatgtattcctttttagttcacaacacttatgcattgactcttattggacttcactttggggcattttgtcccttttttattatttttcttctttttctttctttttttattatatattttttcttctttctttttctcattttttccatttttttcttttcttttttttttctttcaaactatatacaagaacattaatgcataaggtctattTAATCAATACACGAGTATATACCTAAATCCCAATATagaaatatgaaacaaaaataccGTTTCATCCCAACCAATGGTCCTAAgcctccccaaacttgaataatgaacactctcactagcctaagctaatcaaagatccaaataaaggacatttattattttctgcttaaggcttgtaatgtgctaaagtaaagaataattgggttaagcgtaggctcaaattggctaacaagggaagataaaaggtagggccatttgggtaagtgagctggatgaaatgatggcctcaatcatataaatgcatgaacacacaaaataatggacataaagaattaaacaaattaaagatcacaatcatagaaagagaatattgcacacaagaaggggaaataagtggttataagatgtaaccaacaccattgggctcaaaactcgCTTGCTTGTGGTCTTGGCTCAAATCCCATgctccaaaatacattcttcaaacaagttaagcatcaaaagattttcaaatttcaagATTGGTAGGGTCGCCCTAAAGTTATAATTTTCTAGAATAGAAGTCATTGCTCTAACCGAGTAGATTTATTAAGAGATACTAATATGCAATCTACTCTAGCTCAAGGAAAGAAGTTCAAGGAGtttattcgggtgttacctacgaagaccggtcggccgaccgacctccccacacttagaagttggcacggtcctccgtgccttgagtgagacgGAGTGGTGGTTCGGCTTCCGAGTGTCCATCCTTTTCATCATTATCACTTCCCTCATCATCGGTGCCGGTGGACGTGGAAATCTCCGGTTCTTCCATAGGTGATACTAGGCAACTTAGAAGCTTTTTGACAAAAGCGTATCGGCGTTGGTTACGCCGCTCATAATGGTCAAGCTTCTTGTGGAGTTCCTCAATGCATTGCATAGGTGATTTTGGTGGTGCGGAAGATGTGGAGGGAATGCTCATGGGGGCGGCTAGGGGAGGCTCTTCGGTGTCTGTCGGAGAGTGAAGATATCTCCCGGTTGGAACGACATCGCCGTCCACCGGTATCTTGGCCCTTTTGTCCTTGGTCTCTCGGGAAACACCGGCTGCGGCGACTAAGTCGGTCACTAGAGCGGGAAAAGATAGATTCCCTTTAGCGTGAATGCGGCCCATAGATTGGCGGATGAGACGGGAAATATGCACCGGTCTCTCTGTgaggacacaccaaaccaacaaggctaaTTCGGCAGTGATAGAAGAGCCATGGGTGCTGGGAAGCACATAgtgggctagaatttgggcccatgcttgAGCCTCTCTGGTGAAAAAATGTGCGGTGATGCCCTTGGGTCGGGGCCTCATCCTTCCTCGAATCCAGAATGATTCGGGTATGGCAATGACCGTGAGGATGGAATCCCAATTAAACGCATATTGGCACCGTGCCGACAAAATCTCTTGATAGGCATCAACCCCTTCCACTAATGGTCCGGTCTTAAGCACATTTTGAATGGCCTCCTCCATGACGGGAACTTGCTTTCGTCGCACAAATACCGATGTAAGGGAAGAGGAGTGGTAGTTGGTGTAAAATTCAACCACCCAAGACAAGTTCGCCTTccgtggcttcctcaataggaatTCTCATTGCCGCCGTTCGATGCGGGGCATAATGAACGGTATGACATGAGCCGGAGGGGCTAGAAAGGGCTCCGCATGATAGTTTCTTGGCTTGATCAAGGGATGGGCAAGTTCACAATAGCGGTTGGGGAACTTGTTCGGATCCCTCGCCGGATTGTCTTTTTCCAAGACATCAATGTTAGCGACGCTCCTAGTCTTGGTGATGAGGGGCTTAGCTCGCGGGTCTTGTTGTGCTTTGCTAGTAGACCACGATGGAGCCTTCTTGGGCGCCTTTCCATTGtctcttttgatcaccatcctagaagagaagaaaaggtggTGAAATTAAGCTTAAAGATGCGCCAAGAAAGAATAATcatgcaagtgataaagcacAAAAGAATAAATGGCTTagatacatgacagctgcaacatgtaactaaggCAACAATGAAGATCATAGCTAGTCGCTAGCATGTGAGACATGAGTGGTATAAGCATGCGAACAAAAAGCATGAGAAGCGCACACTCTTagtcaacaacaacaaaaagtaAGAAAAATAGGGGATGAGCTTGTAGAAATGAAGCAAGAAATGTAGTAAGCTTAATTTATTCATGAAGAAACAAGTGAATGAGAAAGAACGCCAAAATAGAGaacacttagtcaaaataattccAAGAAGTCATATGGgtctttcatcaaacacttggtgtgcatccctttatgacaaaaacttagagaaaagtGGCAATGTAGCATCCCATAAAGCATCATCAAGCATCATATCACACCACTAATTACAAAATAaagcaagtaaatcaaacaaactcatcaaagcAAGAGTGAGCTCCACTTAGAACACCCATGAGAAAATGAGAAGAAATGAGGAAAGAAAATGCAATCAAATAAAGAGagcatgaatgcaactacttaagagaaaaaaaagagtaaaagcATGTAATTAAGGGAATGGAAAGAGAGAAAAGGGAAACACAAAAAGAAGATTAGAAAGGAGGGGTACCTTGAAGGGGGAAGAAGGAAACAAGGTATGGGGATGAGAGAAAGGTTAGTGAAGAAGAAGAGGGGAAAGAGAGGTGTGGGTCCGCCGGCCAGAGGTGGTGGAGAAGAAGAGGTAGGGATGGTAGAGGGGGGtagaggtgaagaagagagatgaTGGTGAGAGGAGAGAAAGAAAATGGAGGGCGAGAGGCACACTCTCATTTAAGTTGTTCGCGAaaccgacgcgcgcgcgccatgcatgCATGCGCGTGCATGGGCAAAAATCCGTAACGAGGCGGACGCGCGCGGTGCGCGTGTGCGTGAAGTAGCGAAATGTGAGTGTGCGCGCCAGCGCCAGGTGCGCATGCGCGTGCATATGTGTTGTGCCCTCAGCACAGGTTGAGCACAACTCTGGCCCAACTCTCAGGAAAAAGTACCAGAAGATAAAATTTGGTGAGTGACGTggacgcgcaaggtgcgctgTCGCGTCGATTGGTATTATGGCTGAGGACGCGCGAGCGCCAAGTTCGCCTACGCGTGAGTGCAGTTGGGCCAGTGGCATGGAATTGGCCCAACcagggcacaactctctggtcgaTGGCCCAGGGCCACAAAATGCaggagtgacgcgtgcgcgtttaGTGCGCGAACGCGTGCTCTTGCGCGAATtgccatggacgcgtacgcgtctagtgcgcgcacgcgtgatgaAGGTTGTGCCCAGGGCCTAAAGCTGGCCGAgaatttgcacaactctctggtaaATTGCCTAGGAGTTGCGAATGCTTAGGGACGCatacgcgcactgtgcgcgcatGCGTGCCcttccccccccccttttttttggaATAGAAAAGTGCCTAATTAGCATGTGTTCTCAGGCCAAACAAGCCAAAGAGGTCAAAAACACCTAAAAGCAATGCAAAACCTAAGGAGAATTGTGCTTCTACCACATAAGCAAGTCATTCATGGAAAAATCAATGTAGGTCTTTATGAACAAGTTATCCAAGGTAGTCACAAGCAATTCTAGTCTAAGAAGGCTATAGCTAAGCAATTACAAACTAATCAAGAGGTTAAGAGAAAACTATATACAAGAGGGAAAAGAGGatagatcttaccatggtggggtgtctcccacctagcacttttgtttaatgtccttaagttggactttcacttGCTCATTGTTCTTTGCCAAGAGGTTcatcttccaaaaggaatacctcaatctctttgttgctcttcatttgctcaccatgatacaacttgagacggtgcccattgaccttgaaAACATCCGAACTTGAGGGATGGCATAAATGGTAAACCCCATACGGTTCCGCTTTCACTACTTGATATGGGCCTTCCTATTTCGACCTTAATTTATCGGACAACAATCTCAATCTAGAATTATAAAGAAGGACGAGATCACCGGCCTTGAATTCTTTGCCTCTTATGTTCCTATCATGGATggctttcattttctccttgtaaattctagagttctcataagcttaaagcctcaaacattccaactccGCCAGTTGAAGCTTCCTTTCAATTCCGGCTCCACCCAAACTCGGGTTACACTCCTTGATGGCCCAATACGCCTTGTGCTCTATTTCCACCGGTAAGTGGCAAGCTTTGTCGTACACCAACCGAAAGGGACTCATGCCAATTGGCATTTTGTATGCCGTTCGGTAGGCCCGTAATGCATCGGTGAGCTTGGCACTCCAATCTGTCCTATTGGGTTTCACAATCCTTTCCAAGATGCGTTTAATCTCCTGATTGGAAACCTCGGCTTGGCCGTTCGTTTGTGGGTGGTAGGCCGTGGCCACTTTATGCATGATGCCATATTTCTTCATTAGTCCGTCCAttcttttgttgcaaaagtgtgaaccttggtcgctcacgattgctcgtggcgacccgaACCTACAAATAATATTATGTCTCACAAAAGAAAGGACTACATTAGCATCATCCGTCTGGGTGGGTaccgcttccacccatttggatacataatcAACGGCGAGTAGGATGTAGaggaaaccattagaatttgggaatggcccTATGAAGTCGATTCCtacacatcaaaaatttcacaaaacagcATGGTTCGCTGGGAAATTTCATCCTTCTTAGAGATATTGCCAAATCTACTGCATTGAGAACAAGTTTTACAAAAATGAGAGgagtccttgaaaagagttgACTACCAAAAACCATAATCTACGATTTTCCTTGCCGTTCTTTGAGGTCCAAAGTGGCCTCCTCCTtcggaggagtggcaagcttccaagattgagtagaattcggtttgtggaatgcacctccgaattacttgatctgccccacatctccaaaggtatgggtcatcccacacatagtatttggattcgctttttagcttatccctttgatgtttgAAGAGATTTGGAGGGAAGGAGCGAGATACTAAGTAATTGGCTATTGGTGCATACCAAGAAATGGTTTCTGAGATTGCATGCAAGCCCTCAAAGGAAAAtgaatcattgataggagtagtatcgccttttgtgtgttcaaggcgacttaaATGGTCCGCGACTAAGTTTtgcgtaccactcctatccttgatttccaagtcaaactcttgcaacaattaaacccatctaatcaatctcggcttggattcctttttagccaacaaatactttaatgctgcatgatccgagtacactaccacctttgaaCCGCGAAGATATGCTCGGAACTTGTCCAAGGCAAAAACAATGGCCAAAAGTTCTTTTTCGatagtagtgtagttggattgggcttgtccaaggcaaaaacaatggccaaaagttctttttcgatagtagtgtagttggattgggctccatctaatatttttgatgcataggctataacatatggattcttaccctcgcgttgtgctaacgcggcttccacggcaaaatttgaagcgtcacacatgatttcaaatggccgaCTCCAATCCAGCCCTCGCacaatgggagcttgggtcaatgctaccttgagcttgtcgaaagcctccatgcattccttgcttaaatcaaattcaacatcctTTTGTAGCAACTTTGagagaggcaatgctaccttgctaaaatccttgatgaatctccgataaaatcctgcatgtccaagaaaagagCGGACCTCCCTCTCGGAAGacgggtaaggcaaactagatatGGCATTAATTTTAGCCGGATCTACAGAGATAccatctttggaaacaatatgtcctaaaacaatACCTTGcttgaccatgaaatgacatttctcaaaatttaagacaaggttggttttagtacacatttccaaaactttttcaagactatccaagcaatgatcaaaagaatcaccatataccgtgaagtcatccatgaatacctccatgcattgctctagaaaatccgcaaagttgctcatcatgcacctttggaaagttgccggtgcattgcataagtcgaatggcatacgcttgtaggcataagttccgaaggggcaagtaaatgttgttttttcttggtcctctagagcaatgtgtatttgaAAGTATCCCGAATAGCCGTCTAGGAAGCAATAATGAGATTTATCGGATAATCGATcgagcatttgatcaataaacagaagtggaaaatgatcctttctagtggccgcattcaaccttcggtagtctatgcatactcgccaagagttttgcacccgCGTTGTGATGAGCTCCCCGCTTTCATTCTTGATTGTAGTTACCCTGGACTTCTTAGGCACAACTTGAAcggggcttacccattcactatccgaaatagggtagatgatgtccgcctcAAGTAACCGTGTCACctctttcttgacaacctccaaaataGTAGGATTTAATCGCCTTTGAGGTTGTCTCACGGGTCTAGCTTCCTCTTCCAAAAAGATCcggtgctcacacacttggggacttatcccactagatccgccaaactccaccctattgcccttttgttcctcctcaaaacacatagcaacttttcttcttgttgagaattTAGCTCCCTTGCTATGATTACCGGAaacttgtgggcttcatcaaggtatgagtaTTTTAGATGGGGTGGCAAtggcttcaattctagcttttTCTCTTGGCTTGTCACTTGAGCTTCTTCACTTGGATTGTCACcattttcttcaatcatatgtttCTCTTCTAGCTTCGCACAATGCACTTCCGCCACAATGTTATCAATTAGATCACACCGGAATATGGAATGGTTCTCCGGTGGGTGTCTCATTGCTTCTTCTAGGCTAAAACTTACAATTCTCCCATTTATCTCGAATGAGTAGGTTCCCGaatgggcatccaacttgaatctagaggtccGCAAAAATGGtctcccaagtaggatagatgacGCCCTCTCGGATTCACTTGGTGGCATCTCAATGATATGGAAATCAATTGGAAATATCAAACCCTTAATGTCGACCAACACATCCTCCGCAATACCCGAcacggttattatgctcttgtccgccaagacgaacctagccgccgaccgcttcaacggtgggagcttcaaCAAATGATAAACGGAGAGAGGCATAATGCTAACACATGCACCAAGGTCGCACATACAATCAACAAATTGGACCCCATCGATGATACAAGAAACTAAGCAAGGACCCGGATCAACACACTTTTCCGGAATGGATCCCATCAAAGCCGAAAtggaactacccaatggaatggtttccaactcatgaattcgatctttgttcatacacaagtcCTTAGGAAATTTCGCATATTTAGGAACTTGATGTATATCATCAAAGAGGGGAATGGTTACCTCTACTTTCTTGAACATCTTCACCATGGTTGGATCAAGCTCCACAGGCTTCTTAGCTTTTTTTTGCCAATGTGGGAAACGGAATTGGTTGAGCCGCTTCCTTTAAAATTTGCTCCTTTCTAGGGACTTCACTCCTTGGTTGagggtcttcatcttcaactattacatgtgactcctcctcctcttcaatttcttctatctcgaCTCCATCCTCCTCTTGAGAAACTTGCATTGGGTTGGGTGCCTTTGAGTCTCTTTCCTTTAATTACGTTCCAGACCTCAAGGTAacggcattgatgccacctttggggttgggtaaagatTGAGAGGGTATGGCACTGGAGGTTGAGGCTTGAGGAGTGGGAATAGAAGGTGGCTCCATGCGAGCAatgagagcttggagagtagaagtGAGGCCATTAAGACTTGAGTTGAGGGTGTTTTGGAGTTCTTTTGTCCTTGGAGTATGGATCGGAGTGTGTCATCTTGATTTGGGGATGTGGAAGGGTAGGTAATTTGTGGTGCTTGGGATTGGTTGGTTGGAAgtggttgtctatgaggtggtatgtaggtttgATAGTTCCTTCCTTGATTTGGTTGTTGGTTTGGAGGGTTTTGTGAATAGCGGTTTTCTGAagtgttgttgttccatctttggttgcctccattgtccctttctccttgttgataattgtcccaccaactttggttggagctatccctccatccttgattggagTTGTTACTCCCTTGGCTATAATTGCCTCCTTGTTGTGGGTACCCTTGATTATAATTGCCACCTTGGTTATGGTATCCTTGATTAGAACGTTCATAGCAGGGGCGATCATAAAAGTTGTGGGTAGccgctagagtgttatcttcttggaggCTCAGACATTCGTCCGTGTAGTGGGAGTAGAATGAGCAAATgccactgataaaccattattttatggtctaTATTgtctttaattgtgtggttttatcaaatctttacccacttattcattaaataagcatgtatttataattccttcctaaaaatactttgtggttgaaaacttgcttcctagagacttttaattttgtattttaattctcctttattctattcg from Arachis ipaensis cultivar K30076 chromosome B02, Araip1.1, whole genome shotgun sequence harbors:
- the LOC107627254 gene encoding uncharacterized protein LOC107627254 is translated as MDGLMKKYGIMHKVATAYHPQTNGQAEVSNQEIKRILERIVKPNRTDWSAKLTDALRAYRTAYKMPIGMSPFRLVYDKACHLPVEIEHKAYWAIKECNPSLGGAGIERKLQLAELECLRL